Proteins from a single region of Mytilus trossulus isolate FHL-02 chromosome 2, PNRI_Mtr1.1.1.hap1, whole genome shotgun sequence:
- the LOC134705610 gene encoding putative nuclease HARBI1 translates to MPTDPASLQALKQGFYDISNFPNVIGAVDGTHVRIKSPPVDEHLYVNRKNYHSLNEMGVCDSNLKFLNIVAKWPGSTHDAFALRNSRICEMFEDGGISDGWLLGDSGYPLRQWLLTPVINPTTRQDHRYNACHMRIRCAVERRFGVLKSRFRCIDTTAGTLLYSPVRCCDIIVAVVVLHNMCIKNRIPLPPGNDNPRDQGNIGGQQYVGNQNDGAVIRTRLINNRFKN, encoded by the coding sequence ATGCCCACAGATCCAGCATCTCTACAAGCGTTAAAGCAAGGTTTTTATGACATTTCGAATTTTCCCAATGTTATTGGTGCTGTTGATGGAACTCATGTGCGAATCAAAAGTCCACCTGTTGATGAACATTTGTACGTAAACAGAAAAAACTACCACTCGCTTAATGAAATGGGAGTTTGTGACTCAAacttaaagtttttaaacattgtaGCAAAGTGGCCTGGTAGTACACATGACGCATTTGCATTGCGCAATTCAAGGATTTGTGAAATGTTTGAAGACGGGGGCATAAGCGATGGATGGCTTCTTGGGGACAGTGGATATCCACTTCGGCAATGGCTTCTCACACCAGTCATAAACCCAACAACTAGACAGGACCATCGTTACAACGCTTGTCATATGAGAATAAGATGTGCTGTTGAAAGACGTTTTGGTGTGTTGAAATCTCGGTTCCGATGCATCGATACCACTGCAGGAACATTGTTGTACAGCCCAGTCAGATGTTGTGACATTATTGTAGCTGTTGTTGTTTTACACAACATGTGTATTAAGAATAGAATTCCGTTGCCTCCAGGAAACGATAATCCAAGAGATCAAGGAAACATTGGTGGGCAGCAATATGTTGGTAATCAAAACGACGGTGCAGTTATTCGTACTAGATTGATAAATAACAgattcaaaaattaa